From the Ammospiza caudacuta isolate bAmmCau1 chromosome 26, bAmmCau1.pri, whole genome shotgun sequence genome, one window contains:
- the TM2D2 gene encoding TM2 domain-containing protein 2: MAPPVGYALLCGQAALLLGNLLLLHGRGLPGNDTEPRELPPGPPASAWAYSDPRAPLVLCTYLPDEFVECDEPVDHGGNATAQQELGHGCVKFGGQAHGEVDHTRVLCRALDGIECAEPRSFLRGSRPCVKYTGHYFITTLLYSFFLGCFGVDRFCLGHTGTAVGKLLTLGGLGIWWFVDLILLITGGLMPSDGSNWCTVY; encoded by the exons ATGGCGCCGCCCGTGGGGTACGCGCTGCTGTGCGGCCAGGCCGCGCTCCTGCTGGggaacctgctgctgctgcacggCCGCGGCCTCCCGGGCAACGACACCGAGCCCCGGGAGctgccgccggggccgcccgccTCCGCCTGGGCTTACAGCGATCCGCGGGCGCCGCTCGTCCTCTGCACCTACCT CCCCGATGAGTTCGTGGAGTGCGATGAGCCGGTGGACCACGGCGGGAACGCCAcggcacagcaggagctgggccacGGCTGCGTGAAG TTCGGCGGCCAGGCCCACGGCGAGGTGGATCACACGCGAGTGCTGTGCCGGGCGCTGGACGGCATCGAGTGCGCCGAGCCGCGGAGCTTCCTGCGGGGCAGCCGGCCCTGCGTCAA GTACACCGGACACTACTTCATCACCACGCTGCTCTACTCCTTCTTCCTGGGCTGCTTCGGCGTGGATCGGTTCTGCCTGGGCCACACCGGCACCGCCGTGGGGAAGCTGCTGACCCTCGGGGGCCTGGGCATCTGGTGGTTTGTGGATCTGATTCTGCTCATCACCGGGGGGCTGATGCCCAGTGATGGCAGCAATTGGTGCACGGTGTACTga